CGTGGCTTCACTGGTGTTACCCATGTGACCCAATTTGATGAAGTCGCGCCAATCGCAACTAACGTCAAGCCCAGTTTGCCCGTCGAGCTAACTGACGCCGATGGCAAAGACGTGGTTGTTGATGACCTTTCTCGTATCTTGGCTCTTGACTTGTACGGTTCGTACACAAAGACACTCACTGGCCTTGGTTTGGGTGACAAGATTGTTGGCCGGACGGTTTCTTCAACCGAAGAGTCGTTAAAAGACCTCCCAGTGGTAACCCAAGGAGGACACAATATCAATGTGGAGGCGGTTTTATCCTTAGAACCTACATTGGTGATTGTGGATCACTCGATTGGGCCCAATGACGCTATTGACCAGATCCGGGCGGCGGGTGTTACAACCGTGGTTATGGAACCTACCCGCACCATTGATTCGGTAGGTGAGGACATCAAGGCCGTCGGCGGTGTTGTTGGGTTGCCAGAAGAGGCGGAAAAACTCGCGGAACGCTCGGTTGCAGAGATCGAAAAGGACCGCGAGGCAATCAAAGCACTGGCTCCGGCTGACCCCATGCGAATGGCATTCTTGTATGCTCGTGGTAACGGTGGCGTGTTCTTCATCATGGGTGAAGGCACCGGTGCGAAAGATCTCATTGAGGGCGTTGGCGGGGTAGACCTAGCAACCGTGCATAATTTGTCCTATGCAGAACCCGCAAACGCAGAAGCGTTGGCCAAGATTAACCCTGAAGTCATCATCATGATGGAGGGTGGTTTAGAATCAACTGGCGGTATCGAGGGCTTATTGCAACGCCCAGGTGTTGCTCAAACAGAGGCAGGTCAAAAGAAACGAATAGTCACCTTGCCTGATGGTCAGTCCTTGGCCTTCGGCCCGCTCACCGGTCAGACGCTCCTTCGACTTGCACAGGCTATCTATGCTCCAGAAAATGCACAATAGGCAAGAACCTGATGTTTTTGCCATCCGCCACCGCCGCCGAGTAACGACGTTTATTTCGCTATCGGTCCTGCTGGTGGTGGCGGTTTTATGCTCCATCGTGTTGGGGCAATACTACGTTCCGATCCAGGATTTGCCCGCCATATTGGCGGCAGGCTCTAGCAGTGCCGATAGTCTGGCGGCGAGTGTGGTGTGGGAAATTCGCATCCCGCGAATTGTACTGGGGCTGCTGGTTGGCGCTTCACTGGGGGTGGCGGGCACCTTGATGCAAGCGGTCTTTGCTAACCCGCTTGCAGAACCGTCGATTATCGGTGTTACCTCTGGTGCCGGTGTAGGTGCCGCTGTGGTGATCGTGTTTAATATCGGTTTTCTAGGCACGTTTACCATCCCCCTTGGTGCGTTTATTTCTGCCGTCATAGTCACTGTGGTGATCTACCAATTAGCGCGTAGCCAGGGAAAAGTGGCGGTGGTCAACCTTATTCTCACAGGTATCGCCATCAATGCGGTTTGTGGTGCGATCATCTCGTTCATGGTGTACTTGGCACCGACCGCTAACCGGGAACAAATCATTTTCTGGCAAATGGGCTCACTGAACGGTTCGCAGTGGAAACACGTGTGGGTAGTTTTGCCGATCACTATTATCGGGCTATTTATTGCCTTCCAATTAGGGAAAAAATTAGATGTGCTCGCTCTTGGGGAGCGGGCCGCAGGCCACACTGGTATCAATGTGGCTCAGCTGCGCATTGTGGCGATTGCCGCGTCGACAGTACTGACTGCGGGTGCGGTTTCATTCGCCGGACTCATCGGGTTTGTTGGCCTGATCGTGCCGCATCTATTGCGCACAATTACCGGGCCGGAGAATAAGATTCTGCT
The nucleotide sequence above comes from Corynebacterium mustelae. Encoded proteins:
- a CDS encoding FecCD family ABC transporter permease, with protein sequence MHNRQEPDVFAIRHRRRVTTFISLSVLLVVAVLCSIVLGQYYVPIQDLPAILAAGSSSADSLAASVVWEIRIPRIVLGLLVGASLGVAGTLMQAVFANPLAEPSIIGVTSGAGVGAAVVIVFNIGFLGTFTIPLGAFISAVIVTVVIYQLARSQGKVAVVNLILTGIAINAVCGAIISFMVYLAPTANREQIIFWQMGSLNGSQWKHVWVVLPITIIGLFIAFQLGKKLDVLALGERAAGHTGINVAQLRIVAIAASTVLTAGAVSFAGLIGFVGLIVPHLLRTITGPENKILLPASALAGAVLIASADVAARTMIPFADLPIGIFTALVGGPTFFILLRRMMRKGLH
- a CDS encoding heme/hemin ABC transporter substrate-binding protein, whose protein sequence is MPIVKLRETIVAVICAIALVGCGIQGSYDSNAKLRESLPDPASLSDPRGFTGVTHVTQFDEVAPIATNVKPSLPVELTDADGKDVVVDDLSRILALDLYGSYTKTLTGLGLGDKIVGRTVSSTEESLKDLPVVTQGGHNINVEAVLSLEPTLVIVDHSIGPNDAIDQIRAAGVTTVVMEPTRTIDSVGEDIKAVGGVVGLPEEAEKLAERSVAEIEKDREAIKALAPADPMRMAFLYARGNGGVFFIMGEGTGAKDLIEGVGGVDLATVHNLSYAEPANAEALAKINPEVIIMMEGGLESTGGIEGLLQRPGVAQTEAGQKKRIVTLPDGQSLAFGPLTGQTLLRLAQAIYAPENAQ